The following proteins come from a genomic window of Melioribacteraceae bacterium 4301-Me:
- the hslV gene encoding ATP-dependent protease subunit HslV, whose translation MKTHSTTIIGLIHNGQAALGGDGQVTFGNTVMKHNAIKIRSLLNGKVLTGFAGSTADAFTLFDRFEEKLEQYSGNLSRAVVELAKDWRTDKYLRRLEAMLAVVSQDKTFIISGTGDVVEPEDNIVAIGSGGMYALAAAKMLKKYSNLSAEEIVKEALKVAADICIYTNDKINVEVIK comes from the coding sequence ATGAAAACTCATTCAACAACAATAATTGGGTTGATTCATAATGGCCAAGCAGCTCTTGGCGGCGATGGACAAGTTACATTCGGAAATACTGTAATGAAACATAACGCAATTAAAATCCGAAGCTTGTTAAATGGCAAAGTTTTAACCGGGTTTGCCGGTTCAACAGCAGATGCATTTACTTTGTTCGACCGCTTTGAAGAAAAACTTGAACAATACAGCGGAAATTTGAGCCGCGCCGTAGTTGAGCTTGCCAAAGACTGGAGAACCGATAAATATTTACGCAGACTTGAAGCAATGCTCGCCGTAGTTTCACAGGATAAGACTTTTATTATTTCTGGCACTGGAGATGTTGTAGAACCAGAAGATAATATTGTTGCAATTGGATCCGGTGGAATGTATGCCTTGGCTGCAGCTAAGATGTTAAAAAAATATAGCAACCTTTCCGCCGAAGAAATTGTTAAAGAAGCACTAAAAGTAGCTGCTGATATTTGTATTTACACAAACGATAAAATTAACGTTGAAGTTATAAAATAA
- the proC gene encoding pyrroline-5-carboxylate reductase, which produces MKDSVSSAAILGGGNIGLAIANGLHNSNIFDVSKITITRRHVEQLNEYKEKGFNITSDNKLAVKNSEVIILAVQPRQLNDLLIEIKPELNPEKHLLVSVVSGASIKAIKKLVGDEIKVIRAMPNTAIAIRESMTCLAANSKTDKALEIAERIFSSVGKTIIIDEELMIPATALGACGIAFFMRAIRAASQGGIEIGFHSEEALFIAAQTAKGAATLLLDKKNHPETEVDKVTTPRGCTISGLNQMEHNGFSSALIKGIVTSAEKAAVLYKTE; this is translated from the coding sequence ATGAAAGATAGTGTTTCATCTGCTGCAATACTTGGCGGTGGTAACATAGGTTTAGCAATAGCTAATGGTTTGCATAACTCGAATATTTTCGATGTTTCCAAAATAACTATTACAAGAAGGCATGTTGAACAGTTAAATGAATATAAAGAAAAAGGTTTTAACATTACTTCCGATAATAAATTAGCAGTTAAAAACTCAGAAGTAATAATACTTGCTGTTCAACCGCGACAGCTAAACGACTTGCTGATAGAAATTAAGCCTGAATTAAATCCTGAGAAGCACCTTTTAGTGTCTGTTGTTTCAGGCGCAAGTATTAAGGCAATTAAAAAATTGGTTGGGGACGAAATCAAAGTTATAAGAGCAATGCCAAATACAGCAATTGCCATCCGAGAATCGATGACATGTCTTGCAGCAAACTCTAAGACAGATAAAGCACTTGAAATTGCTGAAAGAATTTTTAGCTCTGTCGGTAAAACTATTATAATTGATGAGGAATTAATGATTCCTGCAACAGCATTAGGTGCTTGCGGTATAGCATTTTTTATGAGGGCTATTCGCGCAGCTTCACAGGGTGGAATTGAAATAGGATTCCATAGTGAAGAAGCTTTATTCATTGCAGCTCAAACTGCTAAAGGGGCGGCCACTTTATTGCTCGATAAAAAGAATCATCCGGAAACTGAAGTAGATAAAGTTACAACTCCGCGAGGTTGTACAATCTCCGGGTTAAATCAAATGGAGCACAACGGATTTAGTTCGGCTTTAATTAAAGGAATTGTCACTTCGGCGGAAAAAGCTGCTGTTTTATATAAAACTGAATAA